One Actinospica robiniae DSM 44927 genomic region harbors:
- a CDS encoding class I SAM-dependent methyltransferase, which yields MSSGRLLDDTALAASAVVANNTMNRERGLAGPNSYAKELGFDPYEFLAARQGAQAWLDLCCGSGKALIYAAGRIAAERPEAAVTMVGIDLVDHFMGGPRPPGLELIAASVADWSPRRSFDLITCVHGLHYVGDKLRVLERAASWLVPDGLLVADFDAESVRDVRGRSSARRVASAVRRAGWEYDTRRKRVSCLGPCTLNFEAAYLGADDAAGPNYTGQPAVASYYEWSRQ from the coding sequence ATGAGTTCAGGGCGGCTGCTCGACGACACCGCGTTGGCCGCGTCGGCGGTTGTCGCGAACAACACGATGAACCGCGAGCGCGGTCTGGCGGGCCCCAACAGCTACGCGAAGGAGCTCGGCTTTGACCCGTACGAGTTCCTCGCGGCGCGGCAAGGTGCGCAGGCGTGGCTCGACCTGTGCTGCGGGTCCGGCAAAGCCCTGATTTACGCTGCGGGACGGATCGCGGCCGAGCGGCCAGAGGCGGCGGTCACGATGGTCGGCATCGACTTGGTCGATCACTTCATGGGCGGGCCTCGGCCACCGGGGCTTGAGCTGATCGCGGCGTCGGTCGCCGACTGGTCGCCGCGTCGGAGTTTCGATCTGATCACCTGCGTGCACGGCCTGCACTATGTCGGCGACAAACTTCGTGTGCTCGAACGGGCCGCCTCGTGGCTTGTTCCCGATGGCCTGCTCGTGGCGGATTTCGACGCGGAGAGCGTCCGTGACGTCCGGGGCCGCAGCAGCGCGCGGAGAGTCGCGTCGGCCGTGAGGAGAGCCGGATGGGAGTATGACACGCGACGAAAGCGCGTGAGCTGCCTCGGGCCCTGCACGCTGAACTTCGAGGCAGCCTATCTGGGCGCTGATGACGCTGCCGGCCCGAACTACACCGGGCAGCCCGCCGTCGCGTCCTACTACGAGTGGAGCCGTCAATGA